The proteins below come from a single Xiphophorus couchianus chromosome 20, X_couchianus-1.0, whole genome shotgun sequence genomic window:
- the myog gene encoding myogenin isoform X2, translating to MELFETNPYFFPDQRFYEGGDSYFPSRLPGTYDQAGYQDRNSMMGLCGSLAGGASVGVASTEDKASPSSLSPHSETHCPGQCLPWACKMCKRKTVTMDRRRAATLREKRRLKKVNEAFDALKRSTLMNPNQRLPKVEILRSAIQYIERLQALVSSLNQQDTETGQQGLHYRPTPTQPRVSSSCEPSSGSTCCSSPEWSSTPEQCPPSYSDLLSAAESPEQGNMQALTSIVDSISASDRAVAFPVDISK from the exons ATGGAGCTCTTTGAGACCAACCCATACTTCTTTCCTGATCAGCGATTTTATGAAGGAGGGGACAGCTACTTCCCCTCTCGCCTACCTGGGACATACGACCAAGCTGGTTACCAGGACAGAAACTCCATGATGGGCTTGTGTGGGAGTCTAGCTGGAGGTGCCAGTGTCGGAGTCGCAAGTACTGAGGATAAAGCATCTCCCTCCAGCCTGTCACCTCATTCTGAGACCCACTGCCCTGGTCAGTGCCTGCCCTGGGCCTGTAAGATGTGCAAAAGAAAGACTGTGACCATGGATCGCCGGAGAGCAGCAACGCTGAGGGAGAAGAGACGTCTGAAGAAGGTGAACGAGGCCTTTGATGCTCTGAAGAGGAGCACCTTGATGAACCCCAACCAGAGGCTGCCCAAAGTGGAGATCTTGCGGAGCGCCATACAGTACATTGAACGGCTACAAGCGCTGGTGTCCTCTCTCAACCAGCAGGACACTGAGACAGGACAGCAGGGACTGCACTACCGACCCACCCCGACCCAGCCCAGA GTGTCGTCGTCCTGCGAGCCCAGTTCGGGGAGCACCTGCTGCAGCAGCCCCGAGTGGAGCAGCACTCCGGAGCAGTGTCCGCCGAGCTACAGCG ATCTCCTGAGTGCTGCTGAATCTCCTGAGCAGGGGAACATGCAGGCCTTGACTTCCATTGTGGACAGCATCTCTGCTTCAGACAGAGCTGTGGCCTTTCCTGTAGACATTTCCAAATAG
- the myog gene encoding myogenin isoform X1, giving the protein MELFETNPYFFPDQRFYEGGDSYFPSRLPGTYDQAGYQDRNSMMGLCGSLAGGASVGVASTEDKASPSSLSPHSETHCPGQCLPWACKMCKRKTVTMDRRRAATLREKRRLKKVNEAFDALKRSTLMNPNQRLPKVEILRSAIQYIERLQALVSSLNQQDTETGQQGLHYRPTPTQPRVSSSCEPSSGSTCCSSPEWSSTPEQCPPSYSGEDLLSAAESPEQGNMQALTSIVDSISASDRAVAFPVDISK; this is encoded by the exons ATGGAGCTCTTTGAGACCAACCCATACTTCTTTCCTGATCAGCGATTTTATGAAGGAGGGGACAGCTACTTCCCCTCTCGCCTACCTGGGACATACGACCAAGCTGGTTACCAGGACAGAAACTCCATGATGGGCTTGTGTGGGAGTCTAGCTGGAGGTGCCAGTGTCGGAGTCGCAAGTACTGAGGATAAAGCATCTCCCTCCAGCCTGTCACCTCATTCTGAGACCCACTGCCCTGGTCAGTGCCTGCCCTGGGCCTGTAAGATGTGCAAAAGAAAGACTGTGACCATGGATCGCCGGAGAGCAGCAACGCTGAGGGAGAAGAGACGTCTGAAGAAGGTGAACGAGGCCTTTGATGCTCTGAAGAGGAGCACCTTGATGAACCCCAACCAGAGGCTGCCCAAAGTGGAGATCTTGCGGAGCGCCATACAGTACATTGAACGGCTACAAGCGCTGGTGTCCTCTCTCAACCAGCAGGACACTGAGACAGGACAGCAGGGACTGCACTACCGACCCACCCCGACCCAGCCCAGA GTGTCGTCGTCCTGCGAGCCCAGTTCGGGGAGCACCTGCTGCAGCAGCCCCGAGTGGAGCAGCACTCCGGAGCAGTGTCCGCCGAGCTACAGCGGTGAGG ATCTCCTGAGTGCTGCTGAATCTCCTGAGCAGGGGAACATGCAGGCCTTGACTTCCATTGTGGACAGCATCTCTGCTTCAGACAGAGCTGTGGCCTTTCCTGTAGACATTTCCAAATAG